Proteins encoded together in one Quercus lobata isolate SW786 chromosome 3, ValleyOak3.0 Primary Assembly, whole genome shotgun sequence window:
- the LOC115980577 gene encoding uncharacterized protein LOC115980577: MHINFQPVVGSMILVKKRMMMEVYMIPQSWRELWQEWELRGMILLSVTIQIVLVILGNRRKYIAGIWIRFVVWSTYLLGDSIAAMAAGMLSNNIGETYKDGLLDAKYELTAFWAPLMLLHLGGTDAITAYSLEDNELWKRHLFGVATQAMATFYILFMAWTGSRMSYLFIVMFSVGLVKYCERVWVLYSASENTFRDSIPDITTNEIKIMEECKLKELEGYHKVLEVQVLEVHERDFSTDTSSIISSAPHAKELLIACSLLEMVKRLFADLILGLQERDVSRAIFDNNDMNKEKAFEVIEIELKLIFDLLYTKAKAVYTFWGIARRIIGILLTLIVFVVILLDEMVIPKKKHHNYSKIDFTITLVLLAVAVLVDLWAIVELLFADQTILWLIKNKKTTLLRAINSILQLGWLKRQSKTYRWSNSIGQISLLRSALQKPLPCLPILKLLCVDEILEIYQNETREGILEANLKGLIFVECRHWLKLRGNEITPEEFHGLRGGRTLKNFGRNDIDWSVKLEMDLSILVWHLATDICCHEDRHTRPEYHKMCTSLSRYMLYLLVKHPYMLPIGSAHIKFRDIYLGLREFMEEQLSKPVKQEEALDMLKNMTAKDLLTVNDGDKSTLVIFYACKLKSALNTKENETWEIIKKVWLEMMCHVASYCSRKYHAQQLRRGGEFVTHVWLLMAHFGLTDQFQTRRNPTIGEVVLW, encoded by the coding sequence ATGCATATAAATTTTCAACCAGTTGTTGGCAGTATGATTTTAGTGAAGAAAAGGATGATGATGGAGGTGTACATGATTCCTCAAAGTTGGAGGGAACTTTGGCAGGAATGGGAGCTACGAGGAATGATCCTACTCAGCGTCACTATCCAAATAGTTCTTGTCATTCTGGGCAATCGCAGAAAGTATATTGCTGGAATCTGGATAAGATTTGTGGTTTGGTCAACCTACTTACTCGGTGACTCCATAGCTGCAATGGCGGCTGGCATGCTCTCAAATAATATAGGAGAAACCTACAAGGATGGTCTTCTTGATGCAAAGTATGAACTAACAGCATTTTGGGCACCCCTTATGCTGTTGCACTTAGGTGGTACCGATGCCATTACTGCTTACTCATTGGAAGACAATGAGTTATGGAAAAGGCACTTGTTTGGAGTAGCCACTCAAGCAATGGCGACATTTTACATCTTGTTTATGGCCTGGACAGGCTCTCGTATGTCCTACCTCTTTATTGTGATGTTCTCTGTTGGGCTTGTCAAGTATTGTGAAAGAGTGTGGGTTTTATACTCGGCAAGTGAAAACACATTTAGAGACTCCATTCCGGATATCACCACTAATGAAATCAAAATAATGGAGGAATGCAAACTGAAGGAGCTAGAGGGATACCATAAGGTACTTGAGGTTCAAGTGCTTGAGGTTCATGAACGGGATTTTTCAACCGATACTTCATCAATTATATCATCCGCTCCTCACGCAAAAGAATTACTCATTGCTTGTAGTTTACTTGAGATGGTTAAGCGTCTCTTTGCAGATCTCATACTTGGCTTGCAGGAACGGGATGTAAGCAGGGCAATCTTCGACAACAATGATATGAATAAGGAAAAGGCTTTTGAGGTAATTGAGATTGAACTCAAGCTTATATTCGATTTGCTTTACACCAAGGCAAAGGCAGTCTACACATTTTGGGGCATTGCTCGACGAATCATTGGAATCCTTCTCACCTTGATTGTATTTGTGGTTATTTTGTTGGATGAGATGGTGATTCCAAAGAAAAAACACCACAACTACTCCAAGATTGATTTTACCATAACTTTGGTTTTGTTGGCAGTCGCTGTTCTTGTGGATTTATGGGCAATTGTGGAACTACTTTTTGCCGACCAAACCATTCTTTGGTTAATTAAGAACAAGAAAACCACCCTCCTAAGAGCCATCAACAGTATTTTACAACTTGGTTGGCTCAAAAGACAATCCAAAACATACAGGTGGTCTAACTCTATTGGTCAAATCAGTCTGTTAAGATCTGCCTTACAAAAGCCCCTGCCCTGCCTTCCAATCCTGAAGCTATTATGCGTTGACGAAATACTAGAGATATACCAAAATGAAACTCGTGAAGGAATCTTGGAAGCCAATTTAAAAGGTCTAATTTTTGTTGAGTGCAGACATTGGCTAAAACTTAGAGGCAATGAAATAACTCCTGAAGAATTTCATGGCTTAAGGGGAGGTCGCACCCTTAAAAACTTTGGCCGAAATGATATTGATTGGAGTGTGAAGTTGGAGATGGACCTTAGCATCCTTGTCTGGCACCTTGCTACTGATATTTGTTGTCATGAAGATAGACACACAAGGCCGGAGTATCATAAAATGTGCACGTCCCTGTCAAGATATATGCTTTATCTTCTAGTCAAGCATCCTTACATGTTACCGATTGGGTCAGCACACATCAAGTTTCGGGACATTTATCTGGGACTTAGGGAATTCATGGAAGAACAGCTTTCCAAACCAGTTAAGCAAGAGGAAGCTTTGGATATGTTAAAAAATATGACAGCCAAGGACTTGCTTACTGTCAACGATGGGGACAAAAGTACTTTGGTGATATTCTATGCGTGTAAGCTTAAGTCTGCATTAAATACAAAGGAAAATGAGACATGGGAAATAATTAAGAAAGTTTGGCTGGAAATGATGTGCCATGTTGCTAGCTATTGTAGCAGAAAATACCATGCTCAGCAGCTGAGACGAGGAGGGGAATTTGTCACACATGTTTGGCTTCTTATGGCACATTTTGGCTTAACGGATCAATTCCAGACACGACGTAATCCTACAATAGGTGAGGTGGTTCTATGGTAG